The following coding sequences lie in one Sporolituus thermophilus DSM 23256 genomic window:
- a CDS encoding lactate racemase domain-containing protein, with product MDIIQELLKDIPLPRMAKVRQTFPAPEVTDVAGTLRQELAKPGIMSRVKPGMRIAVAVGSRGVAEIPTLVRITVEELQKRGAHPFIVPAMGSHGGATAEGQKEVLANLGVTEASAGCPILSSMEVVEIGRLENGLPVYVDKHAYGADGIVVINRVKPHTAFRGPNESGLVKMITIGLGKQKGAESCHAYSFKYMAEHIVAMASIALERLPILFGVATVENAYDRIAKIIAVPAESIIETDRELLVEAKANMPRIMFDQIDVLIVDEIGKDISGDGADPNITGRYPTPYASGGPDVSKMVILDLTERTHGNGNGMGAADFTTRKLVNKVNFPMTYANGLTSTVVGPTHMPTVLENDRDAIKAAIKTCNARDLTKVRIVRIKNTLHLGEIYISEAMLDEARTKPGITILTDPAPMRFDDQGELIDKL from the coding sequence ATGGATATTATTCAGGAGCTGTTAAAAGATATCCCCCTGCCGCGCATGGCCAAAGTGCGCCAAACTTTTCCCGCTCCGGAGGTTACCGATGTGGCCGGGACCTTGCGCCAAGAACTCGCTAAGCCCGGCATCATGAGCCGTGTCAAGCCGGGTATGCGCATCGCCGTGGCCGTAGGCAGCCGTGGCGTTGCCGAAATCCCCACCCTGGTGCGCATAACCGTCGAGGAACTGCAAAAACGGGGCGCCCACCCCTTCATCGTCCCCGCCATGGGCAGTCACGGCGGCGCTACCGCCGAGGGCCAGAAAGAAGTGCTGGCCAACCTGGGAGTAACGGAAGCAAGCGCCGGCTGCCCCATCCTATCATCAATGGAGGTCGTGGAAATCGGCCGCCTGGAAAACGGCCTGCCGGTTTATGTAGACAAACACGCCTATGGCGCGGACGGTATTGTCGTCATCAACCGCGTCAAGCCCCATACCGCCTTCCGTGGCCCTAACGAAAGCGGTCTGGTGAAAATGATCACTATTGGTCTCGGTAAACAAAAAGGGGCGGAGTCGTGCCATGCTTACAGCTTCAAGTATATGGCCGAGCACATCGTTGCCATGGCCAGCATCGCCCTTGAGCGTCTGCCCATCCTGTTCGGGGTGGCAACGGTGGAAAATGCCTATGACCGGATAGCCAAAATCATTGCCGTCCCGGCCGAAAGTATCATTGAAACCGACCGGGAACTTTTGGTCGAGGCCAAAGCCAATATGCCCCGCATCATGTTTGACCAGATTGATGTGTTAATTGTCGATGAAATTGGCAAAGATATCTCCGGCGACGGCGCCGACCCCAATATCACTGGCCGCTACCCCACACCGTATGCCAGCGGGGGACCGGACGTGTCCAAGATGGTCATTCTCGACCTCACCGAACGGACCCATGGCAACGGCAACGGTATGGGCGCCGCCGATTTTACCACCCGCAAACTGGTAAACAAGGTCAACTTCCCCATGACCTACGCCAACGGCCTGACCTCTACCGTCGTCGGCCCTACCCACATGCCCACCGTGCTGGAAAACGACCGTGACGCCATCAAGGCCGCGATCAAGACCTGTAACGCCCGCGACCTGACCAAAGTCCGCATTGTCCGTATCAAGAACACGCTGCACCTTGGGGAAATTTACATTTCCGAGGCTATGCTGGACGAAGCCCGTACCAAGCCGGGCATAACCATCCTGACCGACCCTGCCCCCATGCGGTTTGATGACCAGGGCGAGTTAATCGACAAACTATAG